In a single window of the Anaerocolumna cellulosilytica genome:
- a CDS encoding YfjL-like protein — MKKKNIFLRILAAATGLMIIFLLLMILNSMVGNPISAYIATNKIRTYITEAYPAENLIIDKASYNFKDNSYGCVVHSSTSEDTIFFVSVRYGKINDDYPYEVANKYTTLRRLEDALDKEVEAIIKDGFPYQMRLFGAKIIEDDVQNLTLDMPYNIKELPGSIEVIVWTCAEKPSYDIMAQRMLELKNLMEHYDIPVERYSLSLEYPYHEEDGQLIPDMFDSLTVNEFPAEQLIDSSDLPRLLEEYAVKKETEGEKVKEAEIKDTNEKSLE; from the coding sequence ATGAAAAAGAAAAATATATTTTTGAGAATACTTGCTGCTGCCACCGGGCTAATGATTATTTTTTTGTTACTTATGATACTTAACAGTATGGTTGGAAATCCCATATCGGCATATATTGCCACAAATAAAATTCGTACTTATATAACAGAGGCGTACCCTGCGGAGAACTTAATTATTGACAAGGCTTCTTACAATTTTAAAGACAATAGCTATGGTTGTGTAGTGCATTCATCAACCAGTGAGGACACTATTTTCTTTGTATCGGTGAGATATGGAAAAATTAATGACGATTATCCTTATGAAGTGGCGAATAAATATACCACTCTCCGTCGACTTGAAGATGCCTTAGATAAAGAAGTGGAAGCTATTATTAAGGATGGCTTTCCTTATCAAATGCGGTTATTTGGTGCAAAAATAATTGAGGATGATGTACAGAATTTAACTTTGGATATGCCATATAATATAAAAGAACTCCCAGGTTCCATTGAAGTAATAGTTTGGACCTGTGCTGAAAAGCCAAGCTATGACATAATGGCACAGCGTATGCTGGAGCTAAAGAATCTTATGGAGCACTATGACATTCCGGTTGAAAGATACTCTCTTAGTCTGGAGTATCCTTACCACGAGGAAGATGGGCAACTGATTCCGGATATGTTTGACAGCCTGACGGTTAATGAATTCCCGGCTGAACAACTAATTGATAGTTCTGATTTACCGCGTTTATTAGAAGAATATGCCGTGAAAAAAGAAACAGAAGGAGAAAAAGTAAAGGAAGCGGAGATAAAAGATACAAATGAAAAGAGTCTGGAATAA
- a CDS encoding MGMT family protein, giving the protein MTQFTEEVLVIIQRIPYGSVMSYGRIARLAGNARGARQVVRILHSMTEKYNLPWHRIINSKGKISITDESYAAIQRELLISEGVEVSENGYIDISKYGT; this is encoded by the coding sequence ATGACACAATTTACAGAGGAAGTCCTTGTAATAATACAGAGAATACCATATGGGAGCGTTATGAGCTACGGTCGGATTGCAAGACTTGCAGGAAATGCAAGAGGAGCGAGGCAGGTAGTCAGGATACTTCATTCAATGACTGAGAAGTACAATCTCCCATGGCATCGGATAATTAATTCCAAGGGCAAAATATCTATTACGGATGAAAGCTATGCAGCGATTCAAAGAGAACTTCTTATATCGGAAGGAGTAGAAGTATCGGAGAATGGATACATAGATATATCTAAATATGGTACTTGA